From a single Streptomyces liliifuscus genomic region:
- a CDS encoding DUF4153 domain-containing protein produces MKPRIDAEEPDVPEVPEAPADEVPAARTGSVGAGSGGPGSNETDSRGTDSSGTESGRTDSGGTDSGGTESKKRSVATRDVHRQGVGDEEGEGDQEWDGPVVESWFADVQAERPAPIRNATLWAALATGVLSMLLLGDGLALNLLLVAIPAALGAYYAAQAAGRRPHRWTLVWGVGGLALLSVPALRDADWPSFLAVVAAVGAGSLALHGGRTWTGVLFGPIGLHTSLVTGPLWGWRGLRERSGGARGNVGPLVRALAVAAVLLVVFGALFAGADAAFADLLGGLVPDASVSGGPWHAVLFAIGVVGALVVAHTAAAPVQWDRVEVPAGRPRGRVEWALPLIVLAALFAVFNAVQLAVLFGGYDAVLEKTGQTYAEYARQGFWQLLLVTLLTLLVIVFALRWAPRDSSGDWTLVRAVLGTLCVLALVVVASAVRRMDMYVEAYGLTRLRISVVTVELWLGLVIVLIMAAGVWGARWLPRAVLASAAAGVLAFGLMSPDALIAERNVQRYEAKGSFDLDYARGLSADAAPALDKLDEPLRSCALQSIALDLAGADESWYATSLGEARARDILDRRPLSPDADWSECNRLGTELAYRR; encoded by the coding sequence GTGAAGCCCCGAATCGATGCCGAGGAGCCTGACGTACCCGAGGTGCCGGAGGCGCCCGCGGACGAGGTGCCCGCGGCCCGTACCGGTTCAGTCGGGGCCGGTTCGGGCGGGCCCGGTTCGAACGAGACAGACTCACGTGGGACCGATTCGAGCGGGACCGAGTCGGGCCGGACCGATTCAGGCGGGACCGATTCAGGCGGGACCGAGTCCAAGAAACGCAGCGTCGCCACGCGAGATGTCCACCGGCAGGGCGTCGGCGACGAAGAGGGCGAAGGGGATCAAGAGTGGGACGGCCCCGTCGTCGAGTCCTGGTTCGCCGACGTTCAGGCGGAGCGCCCGGCCCCCATCCGTAACGCCACGCTCTGGGCCGCCCTCGCCACCGGCGTACTCAGCATGCTCCTGCTCGGCGACGGCCTGGCCCTCAACCTCCTGCTGGTGGCGATACCGGCCGCGCTCGGCGCGTACTACGCGGCTCAGGCAGCGGGTCGGCGACCGCACCGCTGGACGCTGGTGTGGGGCGTGGGAGGACTTGCCCTGCTCAGCGTGCCGGCGCTTCGCGACGCCGACTGGCCCTCGTTCCTCGCCGTCGTGGCCGCCGTGGGGGCGGGCTCGCTCGCCCTGCACGGCGGTCGCACCTGGACAGGAGTGCTGTTCGGCCCGATCGGTCTCCACACCTCGCTGGTCACCGGACCCCTCTGGGGCTGGCGCGGCCTGCGGGAGCGGTCCGGCGGCGCCCGGGGCAACGTGGGCCCGCTGGTCCGCGCGCTCGCCGTCGCCGCGGTCCTGCTGGTGGTCTTCGGCGCGCTCTTCGCCGGGGCGGACGCCGCCTTCGCGGACCTTCTCGGCGGTCTCGTGCCCGACGCGTCGGTCTCCGGAGGGCCCTGGCACGCCGTCCTGTTCGCGATCGGCGTGGTCGGGGCCCTGGTCGTGGCGCACACGGCCGCCGCACCCGTTCAGTGGGACCGCGTCGAGGTACCGGCGGGCCGCCCTCGCGGACGCGTCGAGTGGGCACTGCCCCTGATCGTGCTCGCCGCGCTCTTCGCGGTCTTCAACGCGGTCCAGCTCGCCGTCCTGTTCGGCGGATACGACGCCGTGCTGGAGAAGACCGGCCAGACGTACGCCGAGTACGCGCGCCAGGGCTTCTGGCAGCTGCTGCTGGTCACGCTCCTCACCCTGCTCGTCATCGTCTTCGCCCTGCGCTGGGCCCCTCGTGACAGCTCCGGCGACTGGACGCTGGTGCGTGCCGTCCTCGGAACGCTGTGCGTCCTCGCGCTCGTTGTCGTGGCATCGGCGGTGCGGCGGATGGACATGTACGTGGAGGCGTACGGGCTGACGCGACTGAGGATCTCCGTGGTGACCGTGGAGCTCTGGCTCGGTCTGGTCATCGTGCTCATCATGGCGGCCGGCGTCTGGGGTGCCCGCTGGCTGCCGCGTGCGGTGCTGGCGAGCGCCGCCGCGGGAGTGCTCGCCTTCGGGCTGATGTCGCCGGACGCTCTGATCGCCGAGCGCAACGTCCAGCGGTACGAGGCGAAGGGGTCGTTCGACCTCGACTACGCGCGCGGGCTGTCCGCCGACGCCGCACCGGCTCTCGACAAACTTGACGAGCCGCTGCGTTCCTGTGCCCTGCAGTCCATCGCGCTGGACCTGGCGGGGGCGGACGAGTCCTGGTACGCCACGAGTCTGGGTGAGGCACGCGCCCGGGACATCCTCGACCGACGGCCGCTGTCCCCCGACGCCGACTGGAGCGAGTGCAACCGCCTGGGCACCGAGCTGGCGTACCGCCGCTGA
- a CDS encoding ADP-ribosylglycohydrolase family protein produces the protein MTADSSPDGRLDRALASLRGLAVGDALGSQFFVPANYPLLKRRGLPPGPWQWTDDTEMASSVVATLAVHRRIDQDALARSFAEHHDFDRGYGPAVNRLLRQVREGGDWRELASALFKGQGSWGNGAAMRIAPLGAWYADDPEQATHQAEISAYPTHQHREAVVGAMAVAAAAALTAAPGGPPTPGALLDGVIALVPRSAVEAGLRRARDMLDYADTTTVAAVLGCGRRTTAHDTVPFALWSAARALGDYEEGFWATAQVGGDMDTTCAIVGGVVAAGKAGTPPTEWVERTEAVPEWLSAKVAG, from the coding sequence ATGACCGCTGACTCCTCTCCCGACGGGCGCCTGGACCGCGCCCTGGCCAGCCTGCGCGGACTCGCGGTCGGGGACGCGCTGGGCTCGCAGTTCTTCGTGCCCGCGAACTATCCGCTGCTCAAGCGCCGAGGGCTGCCGCCCGGCCCCTGGCAGTGGACCGACGACACGGAAATGGCCTCCTCCGTAGTGGCCACTCTGGCCGTCCACCGCCGCATCGACCAGGACGCGCTGGCCCGCTCCTTCGCCGAGCACCACGACTTCGACCGTGGCTACGGCCCCGCGGTCAACCGGCTGCTGCGGCAGGTCCGGGAGGGCGGCGACTGGCGCGAGCTGGCCTCGGCCCTCTTCAAGGGACAGGGCTCGTGGGGGAACGGCGCGGCGATGCGGATCGCTCCCCTGGGCGCCTGGTACGCGGACGATCCGGAGCAGGCGACGCACCAGGCCGAGATCTCGGCCTACCCCACGCACCAGCACCGCGAAGCCGTGGTCGGCGCCATGGCAGTGGCCGCGGCGGCTGCGCTGACCGCCGCACCGGGCGGTCCGCCGACCCCCGGGGCGCTGCTCGACGGGGTCATCGCCCTGGTGCCGCGCAGCGCGGTGGAAGCCGGTCTGCGGCGCGCCCGGGACATGCTCGACTACGCAGACACGACGACCGTCGCCGCGGTCCTCGGCTGCGGGCGGCGTACGACCGCGCACGACACCGTGCCGTTCGCCCTGTGGTCGGCGGCGCGGGCCCTCGGTGACTACGAAGAGGGCTTCTGGGCGACCGCCCAGGTCGGCGGCGACATGGACACGACCTGCGCCATCGTCGGAGGCGTCGTGGCCGCGGGGAAGGCCGGGACGCCGCCCACGGAATGGGTGGAGCGGACCGAGGCGGTTCCGGAGTGGCTGTCGGCGAAAGTCGCGGGTTGA
- a CDS encoding histidine phosphatase family protein, with the protein MARPRRIVLVRHGESVGNADDSVYEREPDHALALTEKGWRQAEETGTRIREVLGDERVSVYVSPYRRTHETFRAFHLDPGKVRVREEPRLREQDWGNWQDRDDVRLQKAYRDAYGHFFYRFAQGESGADVYDRVGGFLESLFRSFEAPDHPPNVLLVTHGLAMRLFCMRWFHWTVAEFESLSNPGNAEVRMLVLGEDGKYTLDRPFERWRDPEPYGVTG; encoded by the coding sequence ATGGCACGTCCACGGCGCATCGTCCTTGTCCGGCACGGCGAGTCGGTGGGCAATGCCGATGACTCGGTGTACGAACGCGAACCCGACCACGCCCTGGCGCTCACCGAGAAGGGGTGGCGGCAGGCGGAGGAGACGGGCACACGCATTCGAGAGGTCCTCGGCGACGAGCGCGTAAGCGTTTACGTCTCCCCGTACCGCCGCACCCACGAGACCTTCCGGGCCTTCCATCTCGACCCCGGGAAGGTACGCGTACGCGAGGAGCCGCGGCTGCGCGAACAGGACTGGGGAAACTGGCAGGACCGGGACGACGTACGGCTGCAGAAGGCGTACCGCGACGCGTACGGGCACTTCTTCTACCGCTTCGCGCAGGGTGAGTCCGGTGCCGATGTGTACGACCGGGTCGGCGGCTTCCTGGAGAGCCTCTTCCGGAGCTTCGAGGCCCCCGATCACCCGCCGAACGTGCTCCTGGTGACCCACGGCCTCGCCATGCGGCTGTTCTGCATGCGCTGGTTCCACTGGACGGTCGCGGAATTCGAGTCGCTGTCGAACCCGGGGAACGCGGAGGTGCGCATGCTCGTTCTCGGGGAGGACGGCAAGTACACCCTTGACCGTCCTTTCGAACGCTGGCGTGATCCGGAACCGTACGGAGTCACCGGATAG
- a CDS encoding YdbC family protein — translation MLVKWIRCTVVDRRGFERGQRKWAGLLGEPGFRGQGGGWSRGRPGVAHIFAFWESRAFYDSFMARSHDRLAAAQSGTFKDAQSKLFDHRFDVKTGFEPRFTETDLVRVAHCRVHEERAEHFALMQEKVWNPAMAGSPGMVRGLFGEAPGHEFLVLSMWQSAAEHGKYRAERVERLALRAQLEADVAALTGDIVQLEPSWTV, via the coding sequence GTGCTGGTCAAGTGGATTCGCTGCACCGTGGTGGACCGCCGCGGTTTTGAACGGGGGCAGCGGAAATGGGCGGGACTTCTGGGGGAGCCGGGTTTCCGGGGGCAGGGCGGGGGCTGGAGCCGGGGAAGGCCCGGAGTGGCCCACATCTTCGCCTTCTGGGAGAGCCGTGCCTTCTACGACTCCTTCATGGCGCGCTCCCATGACCGGCTGGCCGCAGCCCAGTCGGGCACCTTCAAGGACGCGCAGAGCAAACTCTTCGATCACCGCTTCGACGTGAAGACCGGCTTCGAGCCGCGCTTCACGGAGACCGATCTGGTCCGGGTGGCGCACTGTCGCGTCCACGAGGAGCGCGCCGAGCACTTCGCGCTGATGCAGGAAAAGGTGTGGAACCCGGCGATGGCCGGCTCTCCCGGCATGGTGAGGGGCCTCTTCGGCGAGGCACCCGGCCACGAGTTCCTGGTCCTGTCCATGTGGCAGTCCGCCGCCGAGCACGGCAAATACCGGGCCGAGCGGGTGGAGCGCCTCGCCCTGCGCGCCCAGCTGGAGGCGGACGTCGCGGCGCTCACGGGCGACATCGTCCAGTTGGAACCGTCCTGGACGGTCTGA
- a CDS encoding TerD family protein, whose amino-acid sequence MNGLNKGINKVEISVKWDPGPVGEPATDLDIVAATYLATDTHKNPDYVVHFDSRSPDGTIYLNRDSKDGKGFGWDEVMTLELSRLDKRYARVVVGVAIQQRSGRATFVSVHNPGLRIREGYNVLAEGDFGSVLGSTATTVADFVRDDSGEWTFQSDIRGFDADPATFARIMGSPQES is encoded by the coding sequence GTGAACGGCCTCAACAAGGGCATCAACAAGGTCGAGATCTCGGTGAAATGGGATCCCGGACCCGTCGGCGAACCGGCCACCGATCTCGACATCGTCGCCGCCACCTACCTCGCGACCGACACGCACAAGAACCCTGACTACGTAGTGCACTTCGACAGCCGCTCACCGGACGGCACGATCTATCTCAACCGGGACAGCAAGGACGGCAAGGGCTTCGGCTGGGACGAGGTGATGACCCTGGAGCTCAGCCGCCTCGACAAGCGGTACGCGCGCGTGGTCGTCGGCGTCGCCATCCAACAGCGCTCCGGACGGGCCACCTTCGTCAGCGTGCACAACCCGGGCCTGCGGATCCGCGAGGGCTACAACGTCCTGGCCGAGGGCGATTTCGGCAGCGTTCTGGGGTCGACGGCCACTACGGTCGCGGACTTCGTGCGCGACGACTCCGGAGAGTGGACCTTCCAGTCGGACATCCGCGGCTTCGACGCCGACCCGGCGACCTTCGCCAGGATCATGGGCAGCCCCCAGGAGTCCTGA
- a CDS encoding vitamin B12-dependent ribonucleotide reductase produces the protein MTETASGPARSSRAKGTKANKGLRIERIHTTPGVHPYDEVEWASRDVVMTNWRDGSVNFEQRGVEFPAEWAVNAVNIVTSKYFRGAVGTPQREVSLKQLIDRIVKTYRKAGEDNKYFASPADAEIFEHELAYALLHQIFSFNSPVWFNVGTPQPQQVSACFILAVDDSMESILDWYKEEGMIFKGGSGAGLNLSRIRSSKELLSSGGNASGPVSFMRGADASAGTIKSGGATRRAAKMVILDVDHPDIEGFIETKVKEEEKIRALRDAGFDMDLGGDDITSVQYQNANNSVRVNDEFMKAVENGDKFGLRARMTGEVIEEVDAKELFRKMAEAAWACADPGIQYDDTINAWHTCPESGRINGSNPCSEYMHLDNTSCNLASLNLMKFLKDDGLGHQSFEVERFSQVVELVITAMDISICFADFPTQKIGENTRAFRQLGIGYANLGALLMATGHAYDSDGGRSLAGAITSLMTGTSYKRSAELAAVVGPYDGYARNAQPHQRVMKQHSDANAVAVRVDDLDSPVWAAATEAWQDVLRLGEKNGFRNAQASVIAPTGTIGLAMSCDTTGLEPDLALVKFKKLVGGGSMQIVNGTVPQALRRLGYQEEQIEAIVAHIADHGNVVDAPGLKHEHYEVFDCAMGERSISAMGHVRMMAAIQPWISGALSKTVNLPETATVEDVEEVYFEAWKMGVKALAIYRDNCKVGQPLSAKTKDKEKAEVTAKAEETIRTAVEKVVEYRPVRKRLPKGRPGITTSFTVGGAEGYMTANSYPDDGLGEVFLKMSKQGSTLAGMMDAFSIAVSVGLQYGVPLETYVSKFTNMRFEPAGMTDDPDVRMAQSIVDYIFRRLALDFLPFETRSALGIHSADERQRHLETGSYEPTDDELDVEGLAQSAPRAQELKAVAAPKAVVEAAKPAPQQAHTSAELVEMQLGIQADAPLCFSCGTKMQRAGSCYICEGCGSTSGCS, from the coding sequence ATGACAGAGACGGCGAGCGGTCCGGCACGGAGTTCCCGAGCCAAGGGGACGAAGGCGAACAAGGGCCTGCGCATCGAGCGGATCCACACGACCCCGGGGGTGCACCCGTACGACGAGGTCGAGTGGGCGAGCCGTGACGTCGTCATGACCAACTGGCGCGACGGCTCGGTCAACTTCGAGCAGCGTGGCGTCGAGTTCCCCGCCGAGTGGGCGGTGAACGCGGTCAACATCGTCACCAGCAAGTACTTCCGCGGCGCTGTGGGCACCCCGCAGCGCGAGGTGAGCCTCAAGCAGCTCATCGACCGCATCGTGAAGACGTACCGGAAGGCCGGCGAGGACAACAAGTACTTCGCCTCGCCCGCCGACGCGGAGATCTTCGAGCACGAGCTGGCCTACGCCCTCCTGCACCAGATCTTCAGCTTCAACAGCCCGGTGTGGTTCAACGTCGGTACGCCCCAGCCGCAGCAGGTCTCCGCCTGCTTCATCCTGGCCGTCGACGACTCCATGGAGTCCATCCTCGACTGGTACAAGGAAGAGGGCATGATCTTCAAGGGCGGCTCGGGCGCCGGCCTGAACCTCTCCCGTATCCGTTCCTCCAAGGAACTGCTCTCCTCGGGCGGCAACGCCTCGGGTCCCGTCTCCTTCATGCGCGGTGCCGACGCCTCCGCGGGAACGATCAAGTCGGGCGGCGCCACCCGCCGCGCGGCCAAGATGGTCATCCTCGACGTCGACCACCCCGACATCGAGGGCTTCATCGAGACCAAGGTGAAGGAAGAGGAGAAGATCCGCGCCCTTCGCGACGCGGGCTTCGACATGGACCTGGGCGGCGACGACATCACGTCCGTCCAGTACCAGAACGCCAACAACTCGGTCCGCGTGAACGACGAGTTCATGAAGGCCGTGGAGAACGGCGACAAGTTCGGCCTGCGCGCCCGTATGACCGGCGAGGTCATCGAGGAGGTCGACGCCAAGGAGCTCTTCCGCAAGATGGCCGAGGCGGCCTGGGCCTGTGCAGACCCCGGCATCCAGTACGACGACACCATCAACGCCTGGCACACCTGCCCGGAGTCCGGCCGGATCAACGGCTCGAACCCGTGCAGTGAGTACATGCACCTGGACAACACGTCCTGCAACCTCGCCTCGCTGAACCTCATGAAGTTCCTGAAGGACGACGGCCTCGGCCACCAGTCCTTCGAGGTCGAGCGCTTCTCGCAGGTCGTCGAGCTGGTCATCACCGCGATGGACATCTCCATCTGCTTCGCGGACTTCCCGACGCAGAAGATCGGCGAGAACACCCGCGCCTTCCGTCAGTTGGGCATCGGCTACGCCAACCTCGGCGCCCTCCTGATGGCGACCGGCCACGCGTACGACTCCGACGGCGGCCGCTCCCTCGCCGGCGCCATCACCTCGCTGATGACCGGCACCTCGTACAAGCGCTCCGCGGAACTCGCCGCGGTCGTCGGCCCGTACGACGGCTACGCCCGCAACGCGCAGCCGCACCAGCGCGTCATGAAGCAGCACTCCGACGCCAACGCCGTGGCGGTCCGCGTGGACGACCTGGACTCGCCGGTCTGGGCCGCCGCCACGGAGGCCTGGCAGGACGTGCTGCGCCTCGGCGAGAAGAACGGATTCCGCAACGCGCAGGCCTCGGTCATCGCCCCGACCGGCACCATCGGTCTCGCGATGTCCTGCGACACCACCGGCCTTGAGCCCGACCTCGCGCTGGTCAAGTTCAAGAAGCTGGTCGGCGGCGGCTCGATGCAGATCGTCAACGGCACCGTCCCGCAGGCCCTGCGCCGCCTGGGCTACCAGGAGGAGCAGATCGAGGCGATCGTCGCCCACATCGCCGACCACGGCAATGTCGTCGACGCCCCGGGCCTCAAGCACGAGCACTACGAGGTCTTCGACTGCGCCATGGGCGAGCGCTCCATCTCCGCGATGGGCCACGTCCGCATGATGGCCGCGATCCAGCCGTGGATCTCCGGCGCGCTCTCCAAGACGGTCAACCTGCCGGAGACGGCGACCGTCGAGGACGTCGAAGAGGTCTACTTCGAGGCGTGGAAGATGGGCGTCAAGGCGCTCGCGATCTACCGCGACAACTGCAAGGTCGGCCAGCCCCTCTCCGCGAAGACCAAGGACAAGGAGAAGGCCGAGGTCACCGCCAAGGCCGAGGAGACCATCCGTACCGCGGTCGAGAAGGTCGTCGAGTACCGCCCGGTCCGCAAGCGTCTCCCCAAGGGACGTCCCGGCATCACCACCTCGTTCACGGTGGGCGGCGCCGAGGGCTACATGACCGCCAACTCCTACCCGGACGACGGTCTCGGCGAGGTCTTCCTGAAGATGTCCAAGCAGGGCTCCACCCTCGCGGGCATGATGGACGCCTTCTCGATCGCCGTCTCCGTGGGCCTGCAGTACGGCGTGCCCCTGGAGACGTACGTCTCGAAGTTCACCAACATGCGCTTCGAGCCGGCCGGTATGACGGACGACCCGGACGTGCGGATGGCGCAGTCGATCGTCGACTACATCTTCCGTCGCCTGGCGCTCGACTTCCTGCCCTTCGAGACGCGCTCCGCGCTCGGCATCCACTCCGCCGACGAGCGTCAGCGCCACCTGGAGACGGGCTCCTACGAGCCGACCGACGACGAGCTGGACGTCGAGGGTCTCGCCCAGTCCGCGCCCCGCGCGCAGGAACTGAAGGCCGTCGCCGCACCGAAGGCCGTGGTCGAGGCGGCCAAGCCCGCCCCGCAGCAGGCCCACACCAGCGCCGAACTGGTGGAGATGCAGCTGGGCATCCAGGCGGACGCCCCCCTGTGCTTCTCCTGCGGTACGAAGATGCAGCGGGCCGGCTCCTGCTACATCTGCGAGGGCTGCGGCTCGACCAGCGGCTGCAGCTGA
- the nrdR gene encoding transcriptional regulator NrdR encodes MHCPFCRHPDSRVVDSRTTDDGTSIRRRRQCPDCSRRFTTVETCSLMVVKRSGVTEPFSRTKVINGVRKACQGRPVTEDALAQLGQRVEEAVRATGSAELTTHDVGLAILGPLQELDLVAYLRFASVYRAFDSLEDFEAAITELREETQHPAAADEDAGQGCQGIDRGSGETVEVPVPASAAD; translated from the coding sequence ATGCACTGCCCCTTCTGCAGGCACCCCGACAGCCGCGTCGTCGACAGCCGTACGACGGACGACGGTACGTCGATCCGCAGGCGCCGCCAGTGTCCCGACTGCTCCCGTCGTTTCACGACCGTGGAGACGTGCTCGCTCATGGTGGTCAAGCGGTCCGGAGTCACCGAGCCCTTCAGTCGTACCAAGGTCATCAACGGCGTGCGCAAGGCGTGCCAGGGAAGGCCTGTCACGGAGGACGCACTCGCTCAGCTCGGCCAGCGGGTCGAGGAGGCGGTGCGGGCCACCGGAAGCGCCGAACTGACCACCCACGACGTGGGACTGGCCATACTCGGCCCCTTGCAGGAGCTCGACCTCGTCGCCTATCTGCGCTTCGCGTCCGTGTACCGGGCGTTCGACTCGCTGGAGGACTTCGAGGCCGCCATCACTGAACTCAGGGAAGAAACGCAGCACCCCGCCGCGGCCGACGAAGACGCGGGCCAGGGGTGCCAGGGAATCGACCGCGGGTCCGGAGAGACTGTCGAAGTCCCCGTGCCCGCCAGCGCCGCCGACTGA
- the lexA gene encoding transcriptional repressor LexA, producing MTTTADSATITAQDRSQGRFEPVHAMNEVNQEGPKPTRSLPGRPPGIRADSSGLTDRQRRVIEVIRDSVQRRGYPPSMREIGQAVGLSSTSSVAHQLMALERKGFLRRDPHRPRAYEVRGSDQSTAQPTDTAGKPAASYVPLVGRIAAGGPILAEESVEDVFPLPRQLVGDGELFVLKVVGDSMIEAAICDGDWVTVRRQPVAENGDIVAAMLDGEATVKRFKREDGHVWLLPHNSAYQPIPGDEATILGKVVAVLRRI from the coding sequence GTGACCACCACCGCAGACAGTGCCACCATCACTGCCCAGGACCGCTCCCAGGGCCGATTTGAGCCGGTGCATGCCATGAATGAAGTGAACCAGGAGGGGCCCAAGCCCACACGCTCCCTGCCGGGCCGACCTCCAGGTATCCGGGCGGACAGCTCCGGACTCACCGACCGGCAGCGCCGGGTGATCGAGGTCATCAGGGACTCCGTGCAGCGGCGCGGATACCCGCCGTCGATGCGGGAGATCGGACAGGCCGTAGGCCTCTCCAGCACCTCCTCGGTCGCACACCAACTGATGGCACTGGAGCGCAAGGGCTTCCTGCGCCGCGACCCGCACCGACCGCGGGCCTACGAGGTGCGGGGGTCCGACCAGTCCACCGCGCAGCCCACCGACACGGCGGGCAAGCCGGCCGCGTCGTACGTCCCGCTGGTCGGCCGGATCGCCGCCGGTGGCCCGATCCTCGCCGAGGAGTCGGTCGAGGACGTGTTCCCGCTGCCCCGGCAGCTGGTGGGTGACGGCGAGCTGTTCGTCCTGAAGGTCGTCGGAGACTCGATGATCGAGGCCGCGATCTGTGACGGAGACTGGGTGACGGTCCGCCGCCAGCCGGTCGCGGAGAACGGCGACATCGTGGCCGCCATGCTGGACGGCGAGGCCACGGTCAAGCGCTTCAAGCGCGAGGACGGCCACGTCTGGCTGCTCCCGCACAACTCCGCGTACCAGCCGATCCCCGGCGACGAGGCCACCATCCTCGGCAAGGTCGTGGCGGTGCTGCGGCGGATCTGA
- a CDS encoding ATP-dependent DNA helicase, producing the protein MTEPSLPELLHAAVTAVGGTERPGQVTMAEAVEQAIDDGSHLLVQAGTGTGKSLGYLVPALAHGERVVVATATLALQRQLVERDLPRTVDALHPLLRRRPEFAMLKGRSNYMCLHRLHEGVPQDEEEGLFDQFEAAAPTSKLGQDLLRMRDWADETETGDRDDLTPGVSDRAWSQISVSSRECLGASKCAYGAECFAEMARERAKLAEVVVTNHALLAIDAIEGAPVLPQHEVLIVDEAHELVSRVTGVATGELTPGQVNRAVRRVSRLVNEKAADQLQTAAEGFERLMELALPGRLEEVPEDLGYALMALRDAARTVISAIGATRDKSIADEDAVRKQALASVESVHDVAERITNGSEWDVVWYERHDRFGASLRVAPMSVSGLLREKLFTDRSVVLASATLKLGGDFNGVGASLGLAPEGIVGEDIPPWKGIDVGSPFDYGKQGILYVAKHLARPARDSDRGDMLDELTELIQAAGGRTLGLFSSMRAAQLAAEELRSRIPEFPILLQGEETLGELIKNFAADPKTCLFGTLSLWQGVDVPGASCQLVVMDKIPFPRPDDPLMSARQKAVEDAGGNGFMAVAATHAALLMAQGAGRLVRATGDRGVVAVLDQRLATARYGSYLKASLPDFWFTTDRNQVRRSLAAIDEVAKKAEQNAEAEQTTEAAKAEEAKTEEA; encoded by the coding sequence ATGACAGAGCCCTCACTCCCCGAACTCCTGCATGCCGCCGTCACAGCCGTCGGCGGTACGGAGCGCCCTGGCCAGGTGACCATGGCCGAAGCCGTCGAGCAGGCCATCGACGACGGCTCCCATCTGCTGGTCCAGGCCGGCACGGGTACCGGAAAGTCGCTCGGATACCTGGTGCCCGCGCTCGCGCACGGTGAGCGGGTCGTCGTGGCGACGGCCACCCTGGCGCTCCAGCGGCAGCTCGTGGAGCGGGACCTGCCGCGCACGGTGGACGCACTGCATCCGCTGCTGCGCCGCCGCCCCGAGTTCGCGATGCTCAAGGGCCGGTCGAACTACATGTGCCTGCACCGCCTTCACGAAGGTGTCCCGCAGGACGAGGAGGAGGGCCTCTTCGACCAGTTCGAGGCGGCCGCTCCCACCAGCAAGCTGGGTCAGGACCTGCTGCGGATGCGGGACTGGGCGGACGAGACCGAGACGGGCGACCGCGACGATCTCACCCCGGGTGTCTCGGACCGTGCCTGGTCACAGATCTCGGTGTCCTCCCGGGAGTGCCTCGGCGCCTCGAAGTGTGCTTATGGAGCGGAGTGCTTCGCCGAGATGGCCCGCGAGCGCGCCAAGCTCGCCGAGGTCGTCGTCACCAACCACGCCCTCCTCGCGATCGACGCCATCGAAGGCGCCCCGGTCCTCCCGCAGCACGAGGTGCTGATCGTGGACGAGGCACACGAGCTGGTCTCCCGCGTCACCGGCGTCGCGACCGGCGAGCTCACCCCGGGCCAGGTCAACCGTGCCGTGCGCCGCGTCTCGAGGCTCGTGAACGAGAAGGCGGCCGATCAGCTCCAGACAGCCGCCGAGGGCTTCGAGCGCCTGATGGAGCTCGCTCTGCCCGGCCGCCTGGAGGAGGTCCCCGAGGATCTCGGGTACGCGCTGATGGCCCTGCGGGACGCCGCGCGCACGGTCATCTCCGCGATCGGCGCGACCCGCGACAAGTCCATCGCCGACGAGGACGCGGTCCGCAAACAGGCCCTCGCTTCCGTGGAGTCGGTCCACGACGTGGCGGAGCGGATCACGAACGGCTCGGAGTGGGACGTCGTCTGGTACGAGCGGCACGACCGCTTCGGCGCCTCCCTGCGGGTTGCCCCGATGTCCGTGTCGGGCCTGCTGCGCGAGAAGCTCTTCACGGACCGCTCCGTCGTCCTGGCCTCGGCCACCCTCAAGCTCGGCGGTGACTTCAACGGCGTGGGTGCCTCACTGGGCCTGGCCCCGGAAGGCATCGTGGGTGAGGACATCCCGCCCTGGAAGGGCATCGACGTCGGTTCGCCCTTCGACTACGGCAAGCAGGGAATCCTGTACGTCGCGAAGCACCTCGCGCGACCGGCGCGGGACAGCGACCGCGGGGACATGCTCGACGAACTCACCGAGCTGATCCAGGCCGCCGGCGGCCGCACGCTCGGCCTGTTCTCCTCGATGCGGGCCGCCCAGCTCGCCGCGGAGGAACTGCGTTCCCGTATCCCGGAGTTCCCCATTCTGCTTCAGGGCGAGGAGACGCTCGGCGAGCTGATCAAGAACTTCGCGGCGGACCCGAAGACCTGTCTCTTCGGCACACTCTCGCTCTGGCAGGGTGTGGACGTCCCGGGCGCCAGTTGCCAGCTGGTCGTCATGGACAAGATCCCCTTCCCCCGTCCCGACGACCCGCTGATGAGCGCCCGCCAGAAGGCGGTCGAGGACGCAGGGGGCAACGGCTTCATGGCCGTCGCGGCCACCCACGCGGCCCTGCTGATGGCCCAGGGCGCCGGCCGTCTCGTACGGGCGACGGGGGACCGCGGTGTGGTCGCCGTGCTGGACCAGCGGCTCGCCACGGCTCGCTACGGCAGCTATCTGAAGGCGTCACTGCCCGACTTCTGGTTCACGACGGACCGTAACCAGGTGCGAAGGTCCCTGGCCGCCATCGACGAGGTGGCGAAGAAGGCGGAACAGAACGCAGAAGCGGAACAGACGACCGAAGCGGCGAAGGCAGAAGAGGCGAAGACAGAAGAGGCATAG